AGATCCGCGCCGCTGACGCCGACCGCATGGTCAAGTCTGTTCTGGCTGACGTTTTCCCTGGCACAGACCACGGCGTCCGGGTCATTGTCAATTGCCGTTACCCGCGGCGCGCCGAGAAAGGCCGCCGCCATGGCCAGGATGCCCGTGCCGGTGCCCACGTCAAGCACGGTTTGCGGTTTGTTTGTTTCGGCGAAGGCCGCTTCGACGAGGGAGAGGGCAAGCCGGGTGCTGGCGTGCAGGCCGGTGCCGAAGGCCAGGCCGGGATCTATTTCTATGATGATTTCTTCTTCTCCCGGCCGGTACGATTCCCAGGTCGGCTTAATGGTGATGCGGTTTGTGATGCGGACCGGCTTGAAATGCTTTTTCCAGTTTTTTCCCCAGTCTTCCTCGATGATTTCCGCAAATGACGCCTGAGGCTTTTCCCCGGTCAGGTGCTGGATGAAATGGAGGATTTTTTTTCTGTTCACCTCCAGCTCCGCATCATTTTCCAGGTACCCGGTAACGGTTGAGGCGGAAGGCTCGGCCCCGGGCTGGATCATGGATTGTTCGACGCCGCCGCCGGTCAGTTCGGCAAGAAATGATGCGGTAATGTCGGAAAACTCGTCAGCGACACGGATGGACACTCTGGTCCAGCTTCTGGGGGGGCGATGGCTAAATGTATCGTTCATGGGGGTATCTTTATATTATAAGGAAAGAGCTGTCATGTGGTTTGGTTGTGCCCGCAAACACGGTTTTTTTTGCGAGTTTGTCACGCTTTGTTGTCGAAGCGGGCGGCAAGTTCGGGTACTATATATTGATTCGTATGGTATTTGTTTCATTTTTGCTGAAGGAGCAAACTATCATGCCGGTTACGATATGTGCAAGATAAAAGGATGCATGAATGAATGGAGCGTTTCCCTGAATGTCTATTTTTGATTTGACCATACGCAAAAAAGTCATTTTCTTTTTTCTCCTGCTGCTGTTTTCCTTCCTTGTTTTCCATATGTGGAATGCGATGCGGGCCGACGAAAGGTCGGCGGAAGGCATGATCGTCCTGGCCGACTTGTTTGAACGGATAAGCGAGGCGCAGCTCAATATCATCGAGGCCGGCGGCCTTGCCGGCAAAATATACCTGTCGCCCAAAGAGGCAAGCCGCATTGAAGCGGAAGTTGAACGCCTGCGGCAGGAGTTTGTCGACGGAGGCCATCGTATCGCGAATTTTTCCCTGTCGCGGGGCACGGAGCAGGTCGGTCGTTTTGTTGAACATGGCAGCCGGTTTTATCAGGAGCTGAAGGGCTTGCTGCCGTTAAAAAAAAAGATGATGGAAACTTGTGTTTCTTCTGATGGCATTTTGAAGCCGGTATATGAAATTATTCAGGAACGTCGGCTGATCCATTATAAATTCGTTAACCAGCTCGCGGCAAATGTCA
The Desulfobulbaceae bacterium DB1 genome window above contains:
- a CDS encoding ribosomal protein L11 methyltransferase — its product is MSIRVADEFSDITASFLAELTGGGVEQSMIQPGAEPSASTVTGYLENDAELEVNRKKILHFIQHLTGEKPQASFAEIIEEDWGKNWKKHFKPVRITNRITIKPTWESYRPGEEEIIIEIDPGLAFGTGLHASTRLALSLVEAAFAETNKPQTVLDVGTGTGILAMAAAFLGAPRVTAIDNDPDAVVCARENVSQNRLDHAVGVSGADLEEFPGPFDLVVANITSDVLTLLAPILHRIMAPGGKLVLAGILAGEQAQSIRQTFGTLGLRLKQSPIEGEWQAFLFSS